The following proteins come from a genomic window of Alicyclobacillus dauci:
- a CDS encoding alpha-ketoacid dehydrogenase subunit beta — translation MTQKLNIIQAITQALDQKLADDRRVMLLGEDIGTNGGVFRATDGLLEKYGADRVADTPLAESGIVGSTIGLALNGMIPVAEIQFLAFLYPGLEQVLSHAARMRHRSRGEYTLPMVIRTPYGAGIRGPELHSESVEAFFAQTPGLKVVVPSTPYDAKGLLISAIEDPDPVLFLEPTKIYRSFREDVPEMLYRVPIGKAKVVQEGSDISIFAWGAMMPVAVSAAKQIEEERGWTCDVIDLRTIYPLDRDCIIESVKKTGRAVVVQEAHKTASMGAELVSLINDEALMYLRAPVKRISGFDVPVPLFALEDDYMPTTARVKAGIAETMLF, via the coding sequence GTGACGCAGAAATTGAACATTATTCAGGCTATTACACAAGCATTGGATCAAAAGCTGGCGGATGATCGTCGTGTCATGCTCCTAGGCGAAGACATCGGTACCAATGGGGGTGTCTTTCGGGCGACGGACGGCTTGTTGGAGAAATACGGAGCCGACCGCGTTGCGGATACGCCGTTAGCTGAGTCAGGGATTGTGGGCTCAACCATCGGTCTCGCGCTCAACGGTATGATTCCCGTTGCAGAAATTCAGTTTCTCGCTTTTCTCTATCCGGGACTCGAGCAAGTTCTGTCGCACGCTGCTCGTATGCGTCATCGCAGTCGTGGAGAATACACACTGCCGATGGTTATCCGGACACCATATGGTGCTGGCATCCGCGGACCGGAACTGCATTCAGAAAGTGTCGAAGCGTTTTTCGCCCAGACACCTGGATTGAAGGTTGTTGTACCAAGCACGCCGTACGATGCAAAAGGGCTTCTGATTTCGGCAATCGAGGATCCGGATCCTGTCTTGTTCCTTGAGCCAACGAAAATCTACCGTTCCTTCCGCGAAGACGTTCCGGAAATGTTGTATCGCGTACCCATTGGCAAGGCAAAAGTTGTTCAAGAGGGCAGTGACATATCCATCTTCGCGTGGGGAGCCATGATGCCTGTCGCTGTAAGCGCTGCCAAACAGATTGAAGAGGAACGAGGATGGACGTGTGATGTGATCGATCTTCGCACGATTTACCCGTTGGACAGGGACTGCATCATCGAATCTGTAAAAAAGACTGGCCGCGCGGTCGTCGTCCAGGAAGCGCACAAGACAGCCAGTATGGGAGCGGAACTCGTTTCATTAATCAACGATGAAGCACTTATGTATTTGCGTGCGCCCGTCAAGCGGATATCCGGATTTGACGTTCCAGTTCCGTTATTTGCACTCGAAGACGATTACATGCCAACTACCGCACGTGTGAAGGCAGGCATTGCAGAAACAATGCTGTTCTGA
- a CDS encoding enoyl-CoA hydratase-related protein: MYETITLKTNDAVATITLNRPDKLNAFTPLMHQELVDALTIIEGDSHVRAVVLTGNGRAFCSGQDLTAVQTGESIDYQALLKEGYNPIIEKLTGLEKPIVTAVNGVAAGAGVSLALACDLKVASDKASFVQAFVHVGLVPDSGSTWFLPRQVGLAKAMELAMLGERISADEALRVGLINRVVPHETVLDEATALATRLAELPTRAIGLTKRAFYQGMVSTLSEALDNEAELQARASQTYDHHEGISAFLEKRKPQFRGK; this comes from the coding sequence ATGTACGAAACAATAACGCTAAAGACAAACGACGCCGTCGCAACGATCACGCTCAATCGTCCCGACAAACTGAATGCATTCACGCCGCTGATGCATCAAGAACTCGTTGATGCACTTACGATTATCGAGGGGGACAGCCATGTCCGTGCGGTCGTGCTCACAGGGAACGGGAGAGCATTTTGTTCTGGCCAAGACCTTACCGCCGTTCAAACGGGCGAGTCCATCGATTATCAAGCGCTTTTAAAAGAAGGTTACAACCCAATCATTGAAAAACTTACTGGTCTTGAGAAACCAATTGTCACGGCGGTCAACGGTGTTGCCGCAGGAGCCGGAGTCAGTCTCGCACTTGCCTGTGATCTAAAAGTGGCTTCCGACAAAGCCTCTTTCGTGCAAGCGTTCGTGCACGTTGGTCTCGTTCCTGATTCGGGAAGCACCTGGTTTCTACCCCGACAAGTCGGTCTGGCGAAGGCCATGGAACTAGCCATGCTTGGAGAGCGCATCAGCGCCGACGAAGCACTCCGAGTTGGACTCATCAATCGCGTCGTACCACACGAAACGGTTCTCGACGAGGCCACAGCATTGGCCACACGTTTGGCGGAATTGCCGACCCGTGCAATCGGCCTAACAAAGCGCGCGTTTTATCAAGGTATGGTGTCCACGCTAAGTGAAGCGTTGGACAACGAAGCAGAACTTCAAGCACGTGCAAGCCAAACGTATGACCATCACGAAGGAATCTCTGCATTCCTGGAAAAACGCAAACCACAGTTTCGAGGCAAGTAA
- a CDS encoding Gfo/Idh/MocA family protein: protein MIRTALLSRWHVHANDYARQAKEHPHVEIVRVWDDDETRGRKWADELGVPFESSLATLLQDDTIDAVIVDTPTQLHKDVIIAAAKHGKHIFSEKVLAFTVADCEEIFSTVDENRVKLMLSLPRLTDPYYLYAQKAVDDQLLGKVNTIRCRLSHNGAVSTKENPNGWLPATFFDPVSCGGGALIDLGAHPIYLINRLAGQPKVVNATLSGILDLPVDDNSVVTVQYESGVIGIMEAGFSSGSSPFLLELYGTKGTLLIEDEQIRIRSEATGPTEWVIPNDVPDRIASPFAQWVKWIEEGEEPTITRQDILHLTLINEAARTSSETEQAVVIHQP from the coding sequence ATGATCCGGACAGCCCTTTTGAGTCGGTGGCACGTTCACGCGAACGATTATGCACGGCAAGCCAAGGAACATCCGCACGTTGAGATCGTACGAGTTTGGGACGACGATGAAACGCGAGGCCGCAAATGGGCTGACGAACTCGGCGTACCGTTTGAATCGAGCCTCGCAACACTACTTCAAGACGATACCATTGATGCGGTCATCGTCGATACGCCCACGCAGTTACATAAAGACGTGATCATAGCTGCTGCCAAGCACGGAAAGCACATTTTTTCCGAAAAAGTCCTGGCGTTCACCGTCGCAGACTGCGAAGAAATCTTTTCCACAGTCGATGAAAATAGAGTCAAGCTCATGCTCTCCCTGCCCCGTCTCACCGATCCGTACTACCTGTATGCACAAAAGGCGGTCGATGACCAACTCCTCGGCAAGGTAAATACCATCCGTTGCCGTTTGTCGCACAATGGGGCGGTATCAACAAAGGAGAACCCGAACGGATGGTTGCCCGCGACATTTTTCGATCCGGTCTCATGCGGTGGAGGAGCCCTTATCGATCTAGGTGCCCATCCAATTTACCTAATCAATCGTCTGGCGGGTCAACCAAAGGTTGTGAACGCAACATTATCTGGGATTCTCGATCTCCCGGTAGATGACAACTCCGTGGTAACCGTTCAGTATGAGTCCGGTGTGATCGGAATCATGGAGGCAGGATTTTCGTCGGGTAGCAGTCCGTTCTTGCTTGAACTGTACGGCACCAAAGGAACCTTGCTCATCGAGGATGAACAGATTCGAATTCGCTCTGAGGCAACGGGACCAACTGAGTGGGTTATTCCGAACGATGTCCCTGATCGGATTGCGTCACCGTTTGCTCAATGGGTTAAGTGGATCGAGGAGGGGGAGGAACCGACCATCACAAGACAGGACATACTCCACTTGACGCTGATCAACGAGGCTGCCAGAACCTCGTCGGAAACAGAGCAGGCGGTCGTAATCCATCAGCCATGA
- the pdhA gene encoding pyruvate dehydrogenase (acetyl-transferring) E1 component subunit alpha produces MIIEESLRRISSEPHEDFYQVLTPEGELLIPIDGMIDNSLAVGMYRHMVYARTFDRKCISLQRQGRMGTYAPFEGQEAAQIGSVLALSDDDWMFPSYREHAATVTRGQPLQTVIRYWKGRLDGGVGYREKHILPPSVPIATHLLHAVGAAWASRIRHEAAVSIAYFGDGATSEGDFHESLNFAGVNRLPVIFLCQNNGYAISVPFNKQSSSRTIAQRASAYDIEGIRVDGNDVFGVYMAVSEARKRALEGQGPTLVEAVTFRYGAHTTADDPKKYRDQEELLAKWRKRDPIHRLRRFLEREDLWDERQESQLAADCTEQIDQAISEVLSLPPEQPEAMFEHVYAEAPWHIAEQREELNRILRKDGMQS; encoded by the coding sequence ATGATCATTGAAGAAAGCCTTCGAAGAATCAGTTCAGAACCGCACGAAGACTTCTATCAAGTACTCACGCCTGAGGGCGAGCTTCTGATTCCCATTGACGGAATGATTGATAACTCCCTCGCAGTTGGTATGTATCGGCATATGGTTTACGCCCGGACATTCGACCGTAAATGTATCTCGCTTCAACGGCAAGGTCGAATGGGTACGTACGCCCCGTTTGAAGGGCAGGAAGCTGCGCAAATTGGAAGTGTCTTGGCACTTTCTGATGATGATTGGATGTTTCCGTCGTACCGTGAGCACGCGGCCACCGTCACTCGTGGTCAACCGCTGCAAACCGTCATCAGGTACTGGAAAGGAAGACTGGACGGAGGAGTCGGATATCGTGAGAAACATATCCTTCCACCGTCGGTTCCTATTGCAACGCATCTACTGCACGCAGTTGGCGCTGCATGGGCCAGCCGAATTCGGCACGAAGCGGCTGTCAGCATCGCGTACTTCGGAGACGGCGCGACATCTGAGGGAGACTTCCACGAATCACTAAATTTTGCTGGTGTCAACCGATTACCAGTCATTTTCCTCTGTCAAAACAACGGCTACGCCATCAGCGTCCCATTTAACAAACAGTCCTCCTCCAGGACCATCGCGCAAAGAGCTTCAGCATACGACATCGAGGGTATCCGCGTGGATGGCAATGACGTATTTGGTGTGTACATGGCCGTATCAGAAGCAAGAAAGCGTGCACTTGAGGGCCAAGGTCCAACTCTCGTCGAGGCGGTTACGTTCCGTTACGGTGCTCACACGACGGCGGATGATCCCAAGAAGTACCGTGACCAGGAAGAACTGCTGGCCAAGTGGAGAAAGCGGGATCCCATCCACCGACTGAGAAGGTTTCTCGAACGGGAAGATCTTTGGGATGAGCGTCAGGAGTCTCAACTTGCAGCGGACTGCACGGAGCAAATTGATCAGGCGATATCTGAAGTGTTGAGTCTGCCACCGGAACAACCCGAAGCCATGTTTGAGCACGTCTATGCAGAGGCCCCATGGCATATCGCCGAACAACGTGAGGAGTTGAACCGAATTTTGCGGAAGGACGGGATGCAGTCGTGA
- a CDS encoding EthD family reductase — MVKLIAMYRQPEDKAAFDHHYTNVHLPLAKKMPGLQKIEITKVLGTPMGTDADYYIMAEMYFADEEALKASMSTPDGKAAAKDVMGFAGNIVYMMIGDVVEG, encoded by the coding sequence ATGGTGAAATTAATCGCAATGTATCGCCAGCCGGAGGATAAGGCTGCTTTTGACCATCACTACACGAATGTTCATCTACCGCTTGCTAAAAAGATGCCAGGTCTTCAAAAGATTGAAATTACAAAGGTCCTCGGCACGCCGATGGGCACGGATGCTGACTACTATATCATGGCTGAGATGTACTTTGCTGATGAAGAAGCCTTAAAGGCATCCATGTCTACTCCGGACGGCAAGGCCGCTGCCAAAGATGTCATGGGATTCGCTGGCAACATTGTCTACATGATGATAGGCGACGTCGTCGAGGGCTGA
- the paaC gene encoding 1,2-phenylacetyl-CoA epoxidase subunit PaaC, producing the protein MVQSQASLKAGASSASMALVDFIYQLADDELIVGHRSSEWLGMAPDIEEDVAFASMAQDEIGHATFFYGLLETLGEGSADELAFARPVATRRNARFLESENGDWAETITRRLFYEVFEQNRLSALLESCYEPLAQGAQKIMREEYYHLLHIQTYFQRLASAGGEARRRLENAVQRLLPLAGDLFDLGPHRDALLETGILNRSEEQLRNMWLERIGSLLQESGLSWPEATFGAPATRSGRRGEHTPALHQLLKIMGEVYFSDPGARW; encoded by the coding sequence GTGGTACAGAGCCAAGCCTCTCTCAAAGCAGGTGCATCAAGTGCGTCGATGGCACTCGTGGACTTTATTTACCAACTCGCGGATGATGAACTCATCGTGGGCCACCGAAGTTCCGAATGGCTTGGTATGGCACCAGACATTGAGGAAGACGTAGCCTTCGCCAGTATGGCGCAAGACGAGATCGGTCATGCAACGTTCTTCTACGGTTTGCTTGAGACGCTCGGCGAAGGGTCTGCCGATGAACTTGCGTTCGCGCGCCCGGTCGCCACGCGTAGGAATGCCCGCTTCTTGGAATCGGAAAATGGCGACTGGGCGGAAACCATAACACGCAGGTTGTTCTACGAGGTGTTTGAACAGAATCGTCTAAGCGCATTGCTTGAGTCGTGCTATGAGCCGCTCGCTCAGGGTGCCCAGAAAATCATGCGCGAGGAGTACTACCATCTCCTGCATATCCAAACGTACTTCCAGCGGCTTGCCTCGGCTGGGGGAGAAGCCCGGCGTCGATTGGAAAACGCTGTTCAGCGGCTATTGCCGTTAGCGGGAGACTTGTTCGATCTCGGCCCACATCGTGACGCGCTCCTCGAAACTGGAATCTTAAATCGTTCGGAGGAACAACTTCGCAACATGTGGCTGGAGCGAATCGGATCTCTACTACAGGAATCTGGCCTTAGTTGGCCCGAAGCAACATTCGGCGCGCCTGCCACTCGAAGCGGTCGAAGAGGGGAACATACCCCCGCGCTTCATCAACTACTAAAGATCATGGGGGAAGTTTACTTCTCGGATCCAGGTGCCCGCTGGTAG
- a CDS encoding dihydrolipoamide acetyltransferase family protein, translating to MFEFKLPDIGEGMHEGDIQKWLVRVGDEVRADQPIVEVQTDKVTAELPSPVSGVISKILCQEGQTVTVGTTIVVIDEASEAEVSAAATTMVDKPQVGVTQTGDGESAQQPYTETVPTPASVGVPKTTRPAQRVIATPHVRSLARRMSIDIEQVTGTGRGGRVTESDLESFADKVQRQQSEQGALPERPVDSEEREEGLRAHMTVERGAREERIPLRGIRKQIAMHMVKSVSTIPHVTHVDEIEMDALHALRDRLKPHAEARNVKLTFLPFFIKALVIALKEFPMLNASLDDAHSEIIQKHYYHIGIATDTDNGLVVPVIKDADKKTMFQLACEVQTLAALAREGKLTLDQITGGTFTITNIGPIGGLYATPIINHPEAAILGLHKMEPRSVVRNGESVIRVMMNISLSFDHRLIDGATAVRFTNRMKGLLEDPDQLFLELT from the coding sequence ATGTTTGAATTTAAGTTACCGGACATTGGAGAGGGCATGCACGAAGGGGACATTCAGAAGTGGCTCGTACGAGTTGGAGATGAAGTGCGCGCAGACCAACCAATTGTAGAGGTTCAAACCGACAAAGTTACCGCTGAGTTGCCGTCGCCTGTTTCTGGCGTCATCAGCAAAATTCTGTGTCAGGAAGGCCAAACAGTCACAGTGGGAACAACGATTGTTGTCATCGATGAGGCTTCCGAAGCAGAAGTGAGCGCGGCAGCGACCACCATGGTCGATAAACCGCAGGTCGGGGTGACTCAGACTGGCGATGGGGAGAGCGCCCAACAGCCCTACACCGAAACCGTGCCCACACCAGCATCAGTCGGTGTTCCGAAAACAACAAGGCCGGCCCAGCGAGTCATTGCGACGCCGCATGTTCGCAGTCTTGCGCGGCGCATGTCAATTGACATCGAACAAGTCACAGGTACTGGTCGCGGAGGCCGGGTGACCGAGTCCGACTTAGAGTCGTTCGCAGATAAGGTACAAAGACAACAATCTGAACAGGGTGCTTTACCGGAACGGCCTGTCGATTCAGAAGAAAGAGAAGAGGGACTTCGCGCTCACATGACGGTAGAGCGCGGCGCTCGCGAGGAGCGCATTCCACTCAGAGGAATTCGCAAGCAAATCGCGATGCACATGGTGAAATCTGTGTCGACCATTCCGCACGTGACGCACGTGGACGAGATCGAAATGGACGCACTTCACGCTTTGCGGGACCGGCTAAAACCGCACGCAGAGGCTCGAAATGTGAAACTGACATTTCTGCCGTTCTTCATTAAGGCGTTGGTCATCGCACTGAAAGAATTTCCTATGCTGAACGCATCTTTGGATGATGCACACAGCGAGATCATCCAAAAGCACTACTATCACATTGGCATTGCCACCGATACGGACAATGGACTGGTTGTCCCGGTCATCAAAGACGCCGACAAAAAAACGATGTTCCAGCTTGCATGTGAAGTTCAGACACTTGCGGCTCTTGCACGAGAAGGAAAATTGACGCTCGATCAAATCACTGGTGGCACCTTCACCATCACCAATATTGGACCTATCGGAGGACTCTACGCGACTCCTATCATTAACCATCCAGAGGCGGCCATTCTGGGACTCCACAAAATGGAGCCGAGAAGCGTTGTTCGCAATGGGGAAAGCGTCATTCGCGTCATGATGAACATTTCCTTATCATTTGACCATCGATTGATCGACGGTGCCACAGCAGTTCGCTTTACCAATCGAATGAAGGGGTTGCTCGAGGACCCGGATCAATTGTTTTTGGAATTAACTTAG
- the paaD gene encoding 1,2-phenylacetyl-CoA epoxidase subunit PaaD — protein MVVQQTRLDDQTISESVFIQLDAIKDPEIPSVSVRELGMVRSVDVIDGHVSIEMLPTFVGCPALEIIRRNVEGEIAKVEGAQDVTVQFVMTEPWTSDRITDDGIEKLRRFGIALPVREGDKKIRPTCPYCGKGDTNVENLFGPTACRAIFYCNSCGQPFEAMKRV, from the coding sequence ATGGTGGTACAGCAGACCAGATTGGATGATCAAACGATTTCCGAAAGCGTATTCATACAACTTGACGCCATCAAGGATCCAGAGATTCCCTCGGTGAGTGTGCGCGAACTCGGTATGGTGCGGTCTGTCGACGTGATTGACGGACATGTGTCCATTGAGATGTTGCCAACATTTGTTGGGTGTCCGGCACTTGAAATCATCCGTCGAAATGTCGAAGGCGAGATCGCAAAGGTCGAAGGCGCACAAGATGTAACCGTTCAGTTTGTCATGACTGAACCGTGGACGTCTGATCGCATTACGGATGATGGAATCGAGAAACTGAGGCGATTTGGCATCGCACTTCCCGTACGCGAAGGTGATAAAAAGATACGCCCAACCTGCCCCTACTGTGGCAAAGGGGACACGAACGTGGAGAACTTGTTCGGTCCGACTGCCTGCCGGGCAATTTTCTACTGCAACAGTTGTGGCCAACCGTTTGAGGCCATGAAGCGCGTGTAA
- a CDS encoding phenylacetate--CoA ligase family protein → MFQPDVETIPRETLTQLQINRLQKTVKLAYECVPFYRHRLDRLNIHPDDIRCLNDIVRLPFTCKQDLRDNYPFGLFAVNQKDVIRYHASSGTKGKPTVVGYTRHDVDVWAECVARAIVTAGGRPHDVFHVAYGYGLFTGGLGFHYGAERVPMTVVPVSGGNTTRQITLIEDFLPRGIAATPSYALNIAETMESMGKDPRKTSIDYGIFGAEPWSEEMRKQLEEKLGLKAIDVYGLSEVMGPGVGIECAEAQDGLHIVEDHFYVEVVDPQTGMPVPNGQLGELVFTTLTKEALPMIRYRTGDIAFLYPDPCRCGRTHVRMSRVKGRLDDMLIVRGVNVFPSEVEAVVLSNSQLSPYYQIIVDRSGTLDELSISVEVSESFIHQVGTFDVHHEAFRILHEELNEAIRHTLNVAASVTLCQPGTLPRSEGKAVRVVDKRKLYQA, encoded by the coding sequence ATGTTCCAACCAGATGTCGAAACGATTCCAAGAGAGACGCTGACTCAGTTGCAGATTAATCGCTTGCAGAAGACAGTCAAACTCGCGTACGAATGTGTCCCGTTTTATCGGCACAGACTGGACCGTTTAAACATTCATCCGGATGACATCCGCTGTTTAAACGATATCGTCCGGCTCCCGTTCACGTGCAAGCAGGATTTGAGAGATAACTACCCATTTGGGCTCTTTGCCGTCAACCAAAAAGATGTCATACGCTACCACGCATCATCTGGAACAAAAGGAAAGCCAACGGTGGTTGGCTATACGCGACACGATGTCGATGTCTGGGCGGAGTGTGTCGCACGCGCCATTGTAACGGCGGGTGGACGTCCGCATGATGTGTTTCACGTTGCATATGGTTACGGACTGTTCACAGGTGGACTCGGTTTCCATTATGGCGCCGAGCGAGTGCCCATGACAGTTGTTCCTGTGTCTGGAGGAAATACCACACGCCAAATCACTTTAATTGAAGATTTCCTGCCGCGCGGCATTGCGGCCACTCCGTCTTACGCCCTAAACATCGCTGAAACAATGGAATCAATGGGAAAAGATCCACGGAAGACAAGTATTGACTATGGCATTTTTGGTGCGGAACCATGGTCAGAGGAGATGCGTAAGCAGCTCGAAGAGAAACTGGGACTCAAAGCCATTGATGTCTACGGTTTGTCGGAAGTGATGGGTCCGGGTGTCGGGATCGAATGCGCGGAAGCACAGGATGGCCTGCATATTGTGGAGGACCATTTTTACGTTGAGGTCGTTGACCCGCAAACGGGAATGCCCGTGCCAAATGGACAACTTGGAGAACTCGTCTTCACAACCCTGACGAAAGAAGCACTGCCCATGATCCGGTACCGGACGGGAGACATCGCCTTCTTGTATCCAGACCCTTGCCGCTGTGGACGGACGCACGTGCGAATGTCACGGGTAAAAGGGCGGCTCGATGACATGCTCATCGTCCGGGGTGTGAATGTTTTCCCGTCTGAAGTCGAGGCAGTCGTGCTATCCAACTCCCAACTCTCGCCGTACTATCAAATTATCGTCGACCGATCGGGCACACTTGACGAACTGAGTATCTCAGTCGAGGTTTCCGAATCGTTCATTCACCAAGTGGGCACATTCGATGTCCATCACGAAGCTTTTCGAATACTCCACGAGGAATTGAATGAAGCAATTCGGCATACGCTCAACGTTGCGGCAAGTGTGACACTTTGCCAGCCAGGAACGCTACCCCGCAGTGAAGGTAAAGCAGTGCGTGTGGTCGACAAGAGAAAACTCTATCAAGCCTAA
- a CDS encoding TetR/AcrR family transcriptional regulator: MGRPSQKEQILAAAGRLFSKKGYHATTIREIAEETGILSGSLYAHIQSKEDLLFEIVDEGAMAFLNSIEDIVNSPSDPVTKLRAGLAAHIQVIAEHLDASTVFFHEWQALSEPRREMIQKKRDQYEAQWAAILDAGAREGVFASRDPKFARLLILSVANWVYQWYRPTGNLSPSDIAERFTDVIVDGLKPVPSEEGTK, encoded by the coding sequence GTGGGTAGGCCAAGTCAAAAGGAACAGATTCTGGCGGCTGCTGGACGGCTGTTCAGCAAGAAGGGATATCATGCGACGACGATTCGGGAGATCGCTGAAGAGACAGGGATTCTGTCAGGAAGTCTGTATGCACACATTCAGTCAAAGGAAGACCTACTATTTGAAATCGTGGACGAAGGCGCGATGGCATTTCTCAACTCGATTGAGGACATCGTGAACAGCCCATCTGATCCCGTGACCAAGCTTCGTGCCGGCCTCGCCGCACACATCCAAGTTATTGCAGAACACCTGGACGCGTCGACGGTCTTCTTTCACGAATGGCAGGCCTTATCGGAACCAAGGCGGGAAATGATCCAGAAAAAACGCGACCAATACGAGGCTCAGTGGGCTGCGATATTAGATGCTGGTGCAAGAGAAGGCGTGTTTGCATCACGGGATCCCAAGTTCGCACGGCTGCTCATCTTGTCCGTGGCAAACTGGGTGTATCAGTGGTACCGACCCACTGGAAACCTTTCACCATCAGACATCGCCGAACGATTTACAGACGTCATTGTAGATGGTTTGAAACCAGTCCCGAGTGAGGAGGGTACAAAATGA
- a CDS encoding thioesterase family protein translates to MKPGLSVGHQERLDVTVTDDMFPAFEGTSLHPTLSTVTMVHYMEWVSRLVILPYLEEGEEGIGGGIAVHHLAPAPEGKTVTFVAETTEVAGNKVVCRVWAEHDRARVGEGTVTQFILPKEKIHERIAAMI, encoded by the coding sequence GTGAAGCCTGGCTTATCAGTCGGACATCAGGAACGGTTAGACGTCACGGTGACGGACGATATGTTTCCAGCCTTTGAAGGCACAAGCCTGCACCCGACACTTTCTACAGTGACCATGGTGCATTACATGGAGTGGGTCTCGCGACTCGTCATTCTGCCTTATTTGGAGGAAGGGGAGGAAGGTATCGGCGGCGGCATCGCCGTCCATCACCTGGCTCCCGCACCCGAAGGGAAAACAGTCACGTTCGTTGCTGAGACAACCGAAGTGGCCGGCAACAAAGTGGTGTGTCGCGTCTGGGCTGAACATGACAGGGCACGGGTTGGGGAAGGAACGGTCACGCAGTTTATTCTCCCAAAGGAAAAAATCCACGAGCGCATCGCTGCCATGATCTGA
- the paaA gene encoding 1,2-phenylacetyl-CoA epoxidase subunit PaaA gives MTEVEQMTRFMERIERGEKIESTDWMPHEYRILLLRLIHMHGISEIMGAYPEKEWVPKAPTLRRKLSLMAKVQDEIGHGQLLLRVAEDLAKPLGRVRDDLITDVFTGKIKFHNVFHMDAPTWADAGLIGWLVDGAAIITQTALLDCSYGPYARVLKRICAEESFHMQHGESIILSLAEGTDAQREMLQDALNRWWESLLFFFGPEEVSEAAHKMTVYKIRSLSNEELRQKFLSRYIPRIKSVGLTIPDDNLRYDDVTGKWKFTEPDWEKFSYMVRENQGPKSQERIALRRHAHADHTWVRQALVGSKGMRTESQAG, from the coding sequence ATGACCGAGGTAGAGCAAATGACGCGGTTTATGGAGCGGATCGAACGCGGCGAGAAGATCGAGTCAACCGATTGGATGCCGCACGAATACCGCATCCTCCTGTTGCGACTCATACACATGCATGGCATCAGCGAAATCATGGGCGCGTACCCTGAAAAAGAATGGGTTCCGAAAGCACCGACGCTGCGTCGCAAGTTGTCCCTGATGGCGAAAGTACAGGACGAAATTGGTCATGGCCAACTTCTGCTGCGCGTGGCAGAAGATCTCGCGAAGCCGCTCGGAAGAGTGCGGGATGACCTCATTACCGACGTCTTTACGGGCAAAATCAAGTTCCACAACGTCTTTCACATGGATGCGCCAACCTGGGCCGACGCGGGTCTCATTGGCTGGTTGGTTGACGGTGCAGCCATCATTACACAGACGGCATTGCTCGATTGCTCGTATGGACCCTACGCGCGTGTCCTCAAGCGGATCTGTGCTGAGGAGAGCTTTCACATGCAGCACGGCGAGTCCATCATTCTGTCTCTGGCGGAAGGGACGGACGCACAGCGTGAAATGCTCCAGGATGCCCTCAACCGTTGGTGGGAGTCCCTGTTGTTTTTCTTCGGACCTGAGGAGGTATCCGAAGCGGCTCACAAAATGACGGTCTATAAAATTCGATCGCTATCCAACGAGGAGCTTCGACAGAAATTCCTCAGTCGCTACATTCCGCGTATCAAATCCGTCGGATTGACCATCCCGGACGATAATCTTCGATACGACGATGTAACAGGCAAATGGAAGTTCACAGAACCAGATTGGGAGAAATTTTCCTACATGGTACGAGAGAATCAAGGCCCCAAATCACAAGAGCGCATCGCACTTCGGCGCCACGCACACGCAGACCACACATGGGTCCGTCAAGCCCTCGTTGGGTCTAAAGGCATGAGAACTGAATCACAAGCTGGCTAG
- a CDS encoding phenylacetic acid degradation protein — protein sequence MSDTNSEEHYPVYEVFVQKSQLDSHVHVGSVLAPNPTLALQVARENFLRRDKAVNIWVVPQTEVHGTSYDEEHFFAREFDRSYREVGGYADNARRWKAFKQKMMTIDELSP from the coding sequence ATGTCCGACACAAACAGCGAAGAACACTATCCTGTCTATGAGGTTTTTGTCCAGAAAAGCCAACTGGATTCCCATGTGCATGTCGGAAGTGTGCTCGCACCAAACCCAACGCTCGCTTTACAAGTCGCAAGGGAGAACTTCTTGAGGCGCGACAAAGCCGTCAACATATGGGTTGTGCCGCAGACTGAAGTCCACGGGACGTCGTACGACGAAGAGCACTTCTTTGCACGGGAGTTTGATCGGAGTTATCGCGAAGTCGGAGGATACGCCGACAACGCACGTCGATGGAAGGCGTTTAAACAGAAAATGATGACAATCGATGAACTAAGCCCATGA